ATTGTCAATTGAGTccaccaagaatgtatccgaagttagaagtttcttgggtttagctggttattatcggagatttgtacaggattctctatgatagcatctccaatgactcgattattgcgtaaagatgtaaagttcgagtggatgatgaatgtcaacaaagtttcaaccgattgaaagacctattaacgaaagcactgTATTAGTGCAAATTTGAaccggtaaggaatttgttatttacaatgatgcctcattaaatggtttaggttgtgttttgatgcaagaaggtaaagtaatagcctatgcttcaagacaacttaaaccacatgaaagaaattacccaagacatgatcttgaattagtcgcTATTGTATTTATaccaagatatggcggcattacttgtacggtgagaaatgtcatatttatctcgatcataaaagtttgaaatatttgatgacacaaaagatttgaatttgagacagtagcAGTGGCTTGAActaataaaggactatgatttgattattgattaccatccggtaaggctaatgttgtagtgatgctttgagccgaaaatctctgtttgcttttacgagctatgaatacccggttattattgatgatgatggttcaatcctagctgaattgagagctaaaccgacattttacaaacaaatatgtgaagctcggaagaatgatgagaagttacgaGTTAAACGGGCACAAGGTGAGTCGTAATGATTCGAATTTGATTGGttcgatgattgtttattattcgaggtagggtatgtgtacctcgaaTTTGAGCTCATAcgaagattctacgcgaggcccacagtagtactatgtccgtacatccgggagtaataaaatatataatgatctgaaaaagatgtcttggtggtcggaatgaaacgtgatatctccgagtttgtatcaaggtgtttaatatgtcaacaagttaaagttgaacatcggTACCTTCTTGTTACTTCACCAATtactataccggaatggaaatgggaaagaatcactatggattttgtatcgggctacctttgtctccgaggaaaaagatgctatttgggtgattgttgatcgattaacaaagtcactcactttattccgatgacgtatggattattctttagataaactagttGAACTGTACATATCGAGATTTTCAgttacatggagtgcctgtctccattatatcgatagagatcccgaTTTACGCCTCGCttcgggacaaattgcaagaagccttgggtactcggtTGTATTTCAAGATCGCATTTCATCCTCGATGATGGTCAATctgcgtgtaattcaagtattggaagatatgctcgatgttgtatactagagtttgaaggtaattgggagaggtatctacctttgattgaatttgcttacaataatgcttatcatctagtattaaaatggctcgtatgaagctttgtatggtagaaaatgtagaacaccgttatattggatgagctcaagtgaaaggaagatacatggggttgattttaTTCGGAAATGaagaaaagtaaaggttatttgagatagtctaaaagcgacttcgatcgtcaaaaatcatatgccgaccttaagcgaaaagagattgaatttcaagtcggtgacaaggtatttctgaaagtgtctccttggaagaaagttcttcgattcggtcgaaagggtaaattgagtccaagatttatcgagccctatgaaatcatagaaagaattggatcggtcgcttatcgattggcattaccaccggaacttgatagaatccataatgtttttcatgtatctatgttacgacgatatcgatcgatccttcacatgttatttctccgatagaagtagagattcaaccggatatgacttacggtgaagaaccggtcaagatattgcacggagacaaaagagcttagaaataaaagataaatttggtgaaagtattgtggcaaaagcacggattgaggaagcaacatgcgaaccggaggaggcaatgaggaaacaatacccaaacctttttactggtaagattttcgaggacgaaaatccttaaaagggggagagttgtaatggcctaaattaaggttatcggaacaatggtttcgtaaccatagatccgatttaaagagaaatttatttcaatatttttgcttgaaaatttatatgataggaaaatcatatgaaaatattgataggaaaattttatcgatttagtgattagttagaaaagaaattattgaagaaattgggtaaaataaggtatcgggacctctatctcataaaaccgagtgaaaataattttataaatatttatgaaatgttattaatgtggtattaaaatttcgttaggaaattttaatgtttgggtagtcaattaaatgaaaaggactgaattgtaataggtgtaaaagttgctagagtgattaaatagcttattagtctaatgagaaaggatttaaaaggcaattagacccaaaagttatttgggctggacggcaagggtatgaaatcagcagaaaaattgataaattaagggtaaaattggaatattgcaaaattaactaaataaaactaggactaaataggaaatatctagatttttcttcatttctcttcaattccagcagctaaaaacgccataggagggttctctaagctggtatttcataatttttgcaccaaaagattcaaatacgaagctagatcgaggaaaggaaaaagttcgggattaatagattttcttgtttacaaacaagtatcaaggtaagttcgtgtaacttgaattatattcttaaatgcttgagattgtatgttattgatgtgaatatgatttgagtgttcattgtatgaaaattaatgaaacattgatatatttgataaaatgggaagaaatccatcgaatgaaaggaaaattcgatggatctctaaaaggaattgatggtaaaaggatcaagccggacgggtgatcctatctgatatagccctccgaagaatatgtgtaaaatggatttagcccgaacgggtaatccaattaggtctcaatttagctttggactggtaattcagatccaagctcattagagtaattgtcgttgcaggatttagctcggatggtaatcccgacaatactctatgagtttatattgcgggaTTTAGCTCGACGGTAATCCcatttgcaaggttgaggttcatggagtgtgctctgaaatggaaatgtgcacatgaatatgaattgacagattaggaattgtacactaaaagtgtacctttgaaaattcatcaaaaattccaagaaattcaacgggataaatatggaaaaataacaaggaaatggaacatggtattgaagagctcatcaatcatggtatatattattggtacatggaaattattgtactaacttgaatgttgagtttgtgcatattagggtaataatgcattgaatggatatatggatgtttattgtattgtattgaaaatattaggtaagtataattcttgttacatgagcttactaagcacaaagtgcttaccccgtttcctttttccctgttttgtagtgttaagagctcggaggtcggacttggtggagacacatcacatcgttaacctcgtggatttcggtatataaagaaactttattttggaaatcaatggcatgtataagctaacaaagtaaatgttaacgtgaaatgaatgtaaagtcaccattagtatggttaacaaacacagttatagatatgtgatgacgttatcttatataaatgcatgaatctatcatgaaaatatgttgaattgatttggttgatgtggattggtctcgatttaatattacagggaaggttagatatttataaaagggctatattgaatataaaaaaaaaattaattcgtaaactccggtaatgcctcgtaccctattccggcaatgaatacgagtAGGGGTATTACAGGGTCCTTAGATTGCATCAAAACAACGCTATTCTAGGTGTCCATTTGCAAAAATGGTCAATGGTAGGGGTGAGTATTTGATCGAGGcgagtcgaatcgagtcaaaaaatttcgagttagtcgagttgacaaatcctattttagcaaccgaactcaatttgaatttttcgaatcgaatcgaatcgagtcaaaaaatttcgagtcaagtcgagtcgagttaacaAATCCTATTATTTGTACTCAATGTTACGCTTACATGAactgattatttaactagtaaacgaagtataaaattatttaacaacataaacaatataatgattttgccttttaacttaattagtaaacatttattaaaatgacgtagttttgccttttcttattcggattttcgGATAACTCAAATTGTGTAATTCACATTCGAGTTAAACTGAAAAACTTATTTTTTTGTTCGAGTTGATCCAAaaaacttgattaactcaaataactcgaactatttaattcaaaatttgaaaattttatcaagttcttcgaatcaaatcaaattttgctcacccctagtcAATGGTCaatggaataaaatgaaaataaaataaaatgataaaattttaaaaaagaaaaaaagactaaatcaagACTATATCAAGACACACTTAAAAGTGGCAGGACCTGGGTAGCAATTATCCCcctttaaaaaacacgcggatctaaATGGGGTTTAGGTCGGGTTGGCAAATCATGTTCAAAAAGACTCCGTTTTGGGGTTTCTGAAACCAAGCTAAAATGACGCCGTACCAGTGCCctatttaagttaaaattttctgaaaaaaattaatttcacccattactttaaaaaaaaacttcttttctccttttttttttctctcatacGTCCCTAAGTCTGGCCACGGAGCCGTCATTGCCCCGCCGTGGCCATCGATCATCGGCGATGGAGACCGCCACCTCCAGTGGCCAAAGATTGCAAAAAAGGGATCGTTTTTATCCCTGTCTTCTCAGGAATCAGGATTTGGGGTCAAAATCCCTCGAGCTCGATCAGAGTTCAGCAACAAAAATGGAACTTTTCAGTTCCTAGTCTTCCTCCGATGCAGCTTTAGGTGAATCCCTAAGGATTCGATAGGCTCTCAGACCAGAGGAGACATCGACGACGGCGGCAACTGTAAAAaagcttaattaatttttttaataaacgtgtgattcaaaaaaaaaaaaagaaaaagaactacCTTTTGTTAAAACCATTGtagttttctattttttttttttgtttcttcgtaaaaaatatatatatctcaaTCTTATGGCTTTTATAGCAAATtagatatatattttattttcttttttgttgtTTCTGTTATTTTTGTCATCTGTctcgttttttttttcttttcaggtGTTCTGGCAAGGTCAACGACACTAGGTAGTCGTGCTTTGCCATTTTGGTGCAATGGTGGCAGAGGGTGTGTCAGGCCTTGAGTGGTGAGCATGCCGACGTGGTGGGGTGCGGCGCGAAAGAGGActtagggttttaaggttttctaaaaaaatttaagGTTATGGGCTTGGGCTTGTGTAACATTGGGTTTGAGTTAaattttgtaaatggactttgcTATTAAGCTTGTAACTTGGACGGTTAAtagacttttatttatttttgttttggattttattttttttgtttgggtTTATTTATTTGTGTTGGGCAGGGCAAAGTTAGACTATTACTTATACTATAGACAttgatttaaatatataaatatttttagacataataataaatttaactcttaatatttatTCTTTTATCCTTTTTGTTATCATTTCGATCCTAACTATCATGaactttaataaaattattgtttttttaccaaaaaaaaaactaatggGTTAAGATTTTATCTTCATTTACTTGGTAATTTGTGTGAGTACCTTATTCTTGATGTAgatagtttcttttcttttctttttcttttttaaataccaaccattttaaaattattactaattttatatatttttaaaattttaagaagcaTCACGCGAGCTACCAAATtagtattattataattttaatggtcggattaatttttctattcaaaaaaaAATAGCAAATTGGTTAGATTGGAAAAGGTAAGAAGTAAAgtgacgtaaaaaaaaaaaaaggagtaaTATGATAAAAAGCAAACACTAATATGGAGTGAAGTCAAGCAATCATATTGTAGATCAAATGGTAGGTTAGAAAGTTAATTAATGTGATGGAAAAAGCTAAGTTCGGTCTCAAAATTATATATGTTACCGGATAACCGCTCTCAAAACCATACATTAACAACGATAATTATTGCAAAAATAACTAACTTCGTTACAACATTTAGGGATAAGTATGGTACAAAATAATTTGCTATTATGTATTTTAGCCTCtgcatttttaaaataataataaaaatcttCATTCATGGACCAACATTTGATATGTTTGACTATAATGTGTTCCATTCTCCGTATTTTATATACGGTAGTAAAACTTGATCGATATTTTTACCTAATATATTAtaagaaaaaattttaattatataaaatgtaaAATCATTATTTCACTTTTTAAACTAAGTATTTGAATGTGGATTGTTTGAAATGAATTAAGAATTTTATATAATTACTTAATTATAACATCAAACTCTATTATTAGTCATTATGCAGTAAATTTCACATTTagtttttgtaatttaatttaactatttttattttttaatattgaaTGAAACGCTAGTCATGAAATACTCGTGaatttgttattttcatataatACTAAAAAGAATGCCACATGATTTAGTTAATGAATTTAGTGGGTATTGTTAAAgtcgaattaaaattttaaaattcagaagAAGCATAGAGATTAAATATGATCAGATTGAAGAGTAAGGATTAAATTTATAAGTTACGATAATAAGAAACTAATCATTTGGTTTTAAATTTAACCAaattaatatcacaataataGACCTACTAGATCTTTACTACTTATTTTACTAGTTTACTTTAGATTAAAATTTCGGATAGTAAATTGCTCAAAAGATGACTAATTTACATTTGTTAAAAAAAATtctccaaattaaaaataaattaaaaaaaaaaaagaagtctcAAACTCTGAGCAGTAGATCCATTGATTGAAGCGTGTATCTATATCCAAAACCAAGGTTTGATCTACAAACCCGCTCCACCGGTTCAACAATAGATATTTTTGCGCATGGGTTGGATAAAAGAAGTAAAAAGTTTGGATATCCAAAAACAAGTTtggataaaagaaataaaaaaattgtacTGATTCAACAATAGATGGGCGATGGGTTCTTACCGTTTGTGAGGTAAAGGTGTGAATTTTTGTGCATGGCGTTGAATGGTAGTTGAAAGGGTGAGTCAAAGAAGAGTAGTTTAAACTTTAAGTACATAAATTAGAATTAGACTAGTAGGCTTCTTGTTTTGACTAGTAAGCACAGATCAAACACTTTTCATCACAATAACTACATAATGCGTGCAAATAACTACTTCCAAGGCTTTCGCCTACATAAACAACGATCCGCCCTTCCtatttttcttcagtctctttcTTACATACCTGTGTTTCACCACTCGGATTATCTCTTCGGCAACGTCTTCCTGGTGGTGGAAGTGGTGAACACTGACGGCTAAGTAACAAGTTAGCAAAATGGGACCTGGTGGACCGGGAGGAGGGCCGGGAGGACCTGGTGGACCGGGAGGACCTGGTGGACCGGGAGGATGGGGAGGAGGACCTGGTGGTTGGGGTCCTGGCCCTGGAGGACCTGGCGGATTCGGGCCCGGAGGTCCTGGTTGGGGTCCGGGACCTGGAGGTCCCTGGGGCCCTGGATTTGGAGGTCCTGGTTTTTGGCCTGGTGGGTTCTTTGGCGGCTTTGCAGATGGTTTGTGCAATATGATATCTTCCTGGTAAGCAATCAAATCTTTACTCAATTCCGGTATAGTTAAATGCGGTTTGATTGAGGTTAAATTTGATTGGGATTGCAGCTTCTACTGTCTTTGCTGTTGTTGGCTACTACAAGACTGCTTTGGTCGACGCCCTGGCTATGGTCCTCCACCTTTCTAGTCATCTGCTGGCTGCTGTTGCTATACATGTGTTTTCTGTAGTGCCcggtaataaatttaataatctaGTTTTAAGCTTTTTTTCGTTGCTCTTGCTTCCGCTACTATTTTCATCTATTTCCATCCAAACTTATATCGAAAGTAATAAATGTGACTGATTTCCATTAGGGaagttcattttctttttctagaAAACCTTTACATCCACCTTAGCATGCCCATATGACACAGTCCAATTCTTTGTTCAaaagaataaacaaataaatccACAAAATGTTTTCCCTTAATCAGATGTTCATAACTCAAGATATTGAATGTTCTTTTGGATAAGTTGTGCAAAATCTATTGTTGCCTTCATATGACCCAGTCTAATGCTCTATTTGACACggccaaaatatttacagaaCTTCAAATGTAAATATCAATAATTTGCCAACAACAACTTCAGATTAACATTTGAGAGGCACAGTTTGAGAAACGAGAAGTGCACATCTAAAATGGACAATTGTCTCCTACAAGGGAGCTCGCTTAACAAATTCGAGAAAACATTCAACAGTTTTTAGTTCATCTTTTTTTCCGctcaacaatcaaagagacaatCATGTTAACAAAGCGCACAACCAACATAAAGGCCATGTCTCGCTCTTAATACAAACGGTTATATGTACAGCAAAGaactaaaataaaagttaaatccTAACTTCTCATATGGAAACAGAAAAGCACTAAAGTACCAAGCAACTTTGTAGCAGAACATGCCAAATCCATACCTGCAAACCAACTACTTTGCATCTCGCACTACCTGCGTTTCAAAACCAAGAGCTTTAACCACTTACAATCCACAAGTAGATGCAGAATTAAGATAAATCTGCTGATTGAAAGTGCTTATTGGCAAGTCAATTGTACTGCTGACCAAGTTATACGGcagattctttttcttttttggtaaaattacacaGATTCCATAAGTACAGTATCATATCTAATATCTAGATTCTTAAAGCACATAACCTAGAATTCTAGGCCAAAAATGGcgtaaacaaacaaattaacgaACAGATTACAGCAAAGTAAAAATTTGCTATAATGAAAGATGGCAAACCTTGCTTGATTATTTGTCACAATCCAGAAAACAAAGAGGGCATTGACAAAAAATATTGCCTCTATTGAGATTCAAAATTGTCAAAAGTCCAAATGTTAGGTTGAACACATACCTGTTTGCATATCACTCACAAGCAATCTTAGTATCGAAGCTACTAAGGCATATAGCAAATGCCTGAAAAGCTGAGATAGGATACTGATAATCCACAGTGAATACATCCTTTCCCACTTTACCGAATTGGAGAATGACATTCTCATGCTCCTGACCAGCAGCTGCATTTTCAGGAGATGCAACCAGCTGAAAGTTTTTGACTGATGCAACTGTTACCCGTCCATTGAAGTTCAGACACCAGCACTGGAGTTGTTCATGCCACCTCGGTGACTTGTTCCTCAATACTAGCATTCCATCTTTCTGGTCAGACAAAGGTCCAGACTGGAAACTCTCTGAACGGGTTGATTTTGATCTAAAGAACAGCAGTGATGGGAAGGTATCCAGATTACTGTGTAGGAATTCAGTCTGTGTGGGAGCAACACCTCCAGGTTCAATAGAAGATGCTGGGATGCCATCCATGACGCAGTGCATTCTCCTTGGACCTCTATGGTGCAGAATATGTTAATTTCAGTAAGCATACAAAAACAAGGAGCTAAACAATGACCAACCCCTGATACAAGGACAGGGATAGAAAGAGCAACTTTCAAGATACACCTTACCTAGAACCCAGGACATTCAACTCATAAGAGATGTGGGCTACAGGATAGTTGCCAGCTGGGACACGAGGAGAAACTTGTTTCATATTAATTAGCCTGGTGGAGCAACTTTTAGTAACTTTTGCTCCAGCATTTGGAGGTTGTGCATCATAGACTGTGAATTTGGTCCCCAAAAAGTTGGATCTGTTAAAacaaatcaaggtaagtttagaTTTCTGAAATGACTAATGTATGATGCATCAGTAAAATGATAAACCAGCTGACAATACCTCAACTTTCCAATGTAAGTACTGCTTCCTTTTGACACATCATTGCaatttaatgagatgatataatCTGTGCAGGTAGGACGGCGGCACTTCCTTGCAGCAAGGAGGAACTTTCCATCATCATTGGAAGCTGCCAAGTCAATACACAAAGCAAAACAGTTTCATATATACAACTAAGAAAAGATACCAAAAGAGAAACAAGGCACTCACCAACCACCACATTATTGTAAAGGCGATAACTTTCCATGAATCTAATTACATAACATATCCTTAATATTTTTAACTCaattaaaaaatataagaaaaatccTACGTCAGAATACAAAAGCACCAAGCAGTACAAATGACCATACATAAGAGTAAAGCTCACAACATCAGCCCCTTTCTCCGACACCCCAGATGAAACACAAATAAATTAAAGCGGCTCACCTTGATTCAAGCCAAGGTAAAGATAATATGTTTGGTTGCTACGGTTCCGTTTTATGTAACATTGAAGGAGGGAGTCCCTTGGACCAGGCTGCAGGAACAAAAAACAAGGACTGTGAACATGTATCTTAACTTTTCACTTATCGTGGATGATTAATGAGCGATGGAAGCTGTTCCAAGTACAAACAGAGTACTTATAGGATATTCTATATTAACTTAGACAGGTACCTTTCAATAAAATTATACTGAGAAACAAGTCTCAAGTTTGCAATTCATCTAAGGAGAATATCTAATTTAGGATTCAAAATTTATGATTTGATAACCTAAGAAAAAAGAACCTGTTGTCATGCAGCACGATAACAAAACAGTACCTGTcatattttaagttttatattttaaacTTCCTCAGAAGACAATCCTAGAATGCGAAACACATCTCAGCTCAAACAAATCAGCAGAGAGAATATATTGCCCTCATTTTTCTCAACTATAAGCAGCATCAAACCGGTAAAGAGAGTACAAACGGACCAAGGGATGCCACAAATTTTGTAAATGTATCCCACCAGTAAAGAAACAAGAAGAACAAGAATGTGCATCCCACAAAGTGAAGTCATCACCTACTGCTGCTTTTTAAGTAAATTTAGATGCTGCACAGGAAAGAACACTTTGGTAGCAGGTTTGGGAGCTATATTCTGATATGCATATGGTCATATCATAGGTGCTACGGCTAGGAAAACAAATCCTACTTTTAATGTATTTGTGTTGGAAGTTCATGCTAAAGCGGATGGATAGTTTTTCCTCAAGATATAACCATTTATGATGTAATCGTCGAAACTGATTACAAGTTTAAATGGAGCTTAAGGGGGAGGTGCTAGATTATCTACAATAGGGGACTTAGAACTATCTCTTTGACCTGTAACCTTAATTCAATATCCTGGTCATTTCTTGAGAAGGATTGGAACAATGTAGCACATTCTTTAGCCACACATGCTTTATCCTTATGCAGTGAATTTGTATGAGTCGAGAATGGTCCACCGTTGCTGATACCTTATCTTGACTTGAATGCTATTTCAGTTGACTAATGAAATGTCTTTGTCAAAAAGAAGATTAAAGATTCAAGGCCAGGGTATAACAGAATCACTTTAAGACCTAATACAACACCAAATGAAAGAAATTCAATCAAATAAAAAGGAATAGGAAAACATCTATTACCTGTTTCAATGAGATTGGGAATGTCAACTTGCAAGAAATTTCTGGGGTTTTCACAATTTCCTTCATAATCTCTCTCCAATTCCTACATACACCAGCACAAACAACCACATTCTTTCGTGGAGGCCAAGTACTCTCTGATGCCTCTATTCTCATCAACACATCCCTCAAAAGCTCAGGCGGCATGTTTGCCCAACAACTCTGCTTGAACACATCAACTGGAACTGAGCTATCCTGAACTACCCTATGTGACCTCGATCTCATGCCATACCCAAATTTCACGTCAAACCCTCTTCTTGATATACTCCCAAATTCTCCCTTCATGTCCTGGATAATGCTCTTAAACGACATCGATGCTTCCTAATCCTCTAAAACCCAATGATAACTTAACAACGGACTTCACCTCTACAATTTCTAGTAACTAAAGAATGTACCTAAAAACATTCAATTCCGAATCACTACAATTTACAACCTAACATCCTCCAGTTCACAAACACAGAAAGTATAACCGAATAAACACTAATGATTCGAATTTCGCAGTTAAAACTCTCAAAATTCATACAGAAATAAGCTATGAGCACTAAACAAGACGATCCACAACCAGAAGCCTGATAAGATCGAAAAGTCAATTCCAAACACAGAAGTGGCTCCACAGCCCCTAATCACAATTTCTCCTCCAAAACAATGCAGATTGCCATAACCGATATCTAAGAAAATAACACAAGGACACAACACTGAGCACCAAAACTTACCCTTCAGCCAATAAATCTAGCAATAGCTGAAAACAGAAAGGCAGCAGTGAAAAAGATCAACAAAATTCAAACGAACACCAGCAGATCTCTCTCTTATCCTAACCAACCAAGTGCCATAAAACTAACAGATAATAAGAAAGGAGACAATTGTGAATTCATCAAACCtttaaagagagagagagagggagagagagagagagagatcaaAGCAGAAGGAAGAACATCCGGATCAACAAGGACCGGGTATTCGGATCACGGGTGGAACCGATGAAATCTAAGGTGGACGGCCTTGGGCAGAGTGAAAGAGGAATGCAGGTGCGGGAAAGGGGAAAGGTTAGGGTTTTGTTGGCTTTATGGTGTTGTTTTTAGTTGGGTTTGGTGCGGTTTCTTTTTGTGTGGTGATGTGTGAAGGACCTTAGAGACGAGACCAGAATTTCACTGTGAGTGTGAATGCCTGCCCCCCAGAGTGGGTCCCCTCTACTCCTTATCCTATGCTGTCACTTCCCCCTTTTGTCTCACTCTCACCCATATGCGCTCGGATTCGGGTTCCAAAAATATGAGCCACGGGTTAATATATTCGCCGAATTCACACATTGGTACACTAAAATAGTGTGGTCTGCTTTATTCTCCCAAGGACGAGCATATAAGTTCCAACCTTGAGAAACGGATTTTTTAGAGGTTTTTACTTTTAAATGCTATAATAAGACTAGTCCCAAATACGGTATGATATGAAATATCTTAGGCTTACACTATAAAAATCTATTAGGGTTCAATGCACCCTTGCCTTTACAATTTTATTAATCTTCCAGaaatcaaaatttatgattaGTGCAATGGTTTTGTCCCTATCTATCCACATCCACCAAATGCAAATAAGTTGGAACAAATATGAAATACATCTTACTAGGTTAACATGGT
This is a stretch of genomic DNA from Gossypium arboreum isolate Shixiya-1 chromosome 11, ASM2569848v2, whole genome shotgun sequence. It encodes these proteins:
- the LOC108473454 gene encoding uncharacterized protein LOC108473454; the encoded protein is MGPGGPGGGPGGPGGPGGPGGPGGWGGGPGGWGPGPGGPGGFGPGGPGWGPGPGGPWGPGFGGPGFWPGGFFGGFADGLCNMISSCFYCLCCCWLLQDCFGRRPGYGPPPF
- the LOC108473453 gene encoding tubby-like F-box protein 3, with amino-acid sequence MSFKSIIQDMKGEFGSISRRGFDVKFGYGMRSRSHRVVQDSSVPVDVFKQSCWANMPPELLRDVLMRIEASESTWPPRKNVVVCAGVCRNWREIMKEIVKTPEISCKLTFPISLKQPGPRDSLLQCYIKRNRSNQTYYLYLGLNQASNDDGKFLLAARKCRRPTCTDYIISLNCNDVSKGSSTYIGKLRSNFLGTKFTVYDAQPPNAGAKVTKSCSTRLINMKQVSPRVPAGNYPVAHISYELNVLGSRGPRRMHCVMDGIPASSIEPGGVAPTQTEFLHSNLDTFPSLLFFRSKSTRSESFQSGPLSDQKDGMLVLRNKSPRWHEQLQCWCLNFNGRVTVASVKNFQLVASPENAAAGQEHENVILQFGKVGKDVFTVDYQYPISAFQAFAICLSSFDTKIACE